One genomic region from Clostridium saccharobutylicum DSM 13864 encodes:
- the cps2T gene encoding beta 1-4 rhamnosyltransferase Cps2T — MKHVFIIGSKGIPANYGGFETFVDKLTKGQKSKEIKYHVSCLSNNEKEFEYNGARCFNVKVPNIGPAKAVYYDIAALKRSIKYIKMNNIKNSIVYILACRIGPFVGHYKKKLRKLNGTLIINPDGHEWKRAKWNRYIRAYWKISEKYMVKHADLLICDSKNIEKYIQQNYKQYNPNTTFIAYGADIQKSKLSDDYNSLIQWYKEKKVNKKEYYLVVGRFVPENNYEIMITEFMKSKTNKDFVLITNVKRNKFYEELRKNTHFEKDKRIKFVGTVYDQELLKKIRENAYGYFHGHEVGGTNPSLLEALATTDLNILLNVGFNKEVGEDGALYFTKESGNLANLIDKLDTMNETKIKALGFKAKNRVRKEYTWNYIIDQYEDLLVNGLSCYENVSITC, encoded by the coding sequence ATGAAACATGTATTTATTATAGGTTCTAAAGGAATACCAGCAAATTATGGCGGGTTTGAAACATTTGTTGACAAATTAACAAAAGGACAAAAAAGTAAAGAAATAAAATATCATGTTTCTTGCTTATCAAATAATGAGAAGGAATTTGAGTACAATGGTGCTAGGTGCTTTAATGTAAAAGTACCTAATATTGGACCTGCTAAAGCAGTTTATTATGATATAGCTGCATTAAAAAGGAGCATTAAATATATAAAGATGAATAATATAAAAAATTCAATAGTATATATTTTGGCTTGTAGAATCGGTCCATTTGTAGGGCATTACAAAAAGAAATTAAGAAAACTAAATGGGACGTTAATTATAAATCCAGATGGTCATGAATGGAAAAGGGCAAAATGGAATAGATATATAAGAGCATATTGGAAAATATCCGAAAAATATATGGTTAAACATGCTGATTTATTGATATGTGATTCAAAAAATATCGAGAAATATATACAACAGAATTATAAGCAATATAATCCTAATACAACGTTTATTGCTTATGGAGCTGACATTCAAAAATCAAAGTTATCTGATGATTACAATTCTTTGATTCAATGGTATAAAGAAAAAAAAGTAAATAAAAAAGAATATTATTTAGTAGTAGGTAGATTTGTTCCAGAAAACAATTATGAAATTATGATAACTGAATTTATGAAATCAAAAACTAACAAAGATTTTGTATTAATAACGAATGTAAAGAGAAATAAGTTCTATGAAGAATTAAGAAAAAATACACATTTTGAAAAAGATAAAAGAATAAAGTTTGTTGGAACGGTTTATGATCAGGAGCTATTAAAGAAAATTAGGGAAAATGCTTATGGATATTTTCATGGTCATGAAGTTGGAGGAACTAACCCATCCTTACTAGAAGCTTTGGCTACAACTGATTTGAATATTCTACTTAATGTTGGATTTAATAAAGAAGTGGGAGAGGATGGAGCATTATATTTTACCAAAGAAAGCGGAAATTTAGCTAATCTAATAGATAAATTAGATACAATGAATGAAACAAAGATTAAAGCGTTGGGATTTAAAGCTAAAAATAGAGTTAGAAAAGAGTATACATGGAATTATATTATAGATCAATATGAAGATTTATTAGTTAACGGACTTTCATGCTATGAGAATGTGAGTATAACTTGTTAA
- a CDS encoding acyltransferase yields MLERIDNNIKVIDKIAILVSATIKIIRGFTIKLFLKKSNGFIFVGKNVSILNKHRISVGKNVKFEKNSEIQGLSSKGIIFGNNVTIGHTTMIRPSSYYGVGELGEGLIVGDNSSIGPFGYIGCAGFVKIGNNVMIGPRVSIFAENHNFSDIKSDIKSQGVNRKGIVIEDNCWIGSGVIILDGVKIGKGSVIAAGTLVTKDISAQSIVKDLRNSYTIHRK; encoded by the coding sequence ATGTTAGAGAGAATTGATAATAATATAAAAGTCATTGATAAAATTGCTATCTTAGTTTCAGCTACAATTAAGATAATAAGAGGTTTTACTATAAAGCTATTCTTAAAAAAATCTAATGGATTTATTTTTGTAGGGAAAAATGTTTCTATATTAAATAAGCATCGCATATCAGTTGGAAAGAATGTTAAGTTTGAGAAGAATTCTGAAATTCAGGGTTTAAGTTCAAAGGGAATTATATTTGGAAATAATGTAACAATTGGACATACGACAATGATAAGACCATCAAGTTATTATGGTGTTGGAGAATTAGGAGAAGGATTGATTGTCGGAGATAATTCATCAATAGGACCATTCGGGTATATTGGTTGTGCGGGATTTGTTAAGATTGGGAATAATGTCATGATAGGACCTAGAGTTAGTATATTCGCAGAAAATCATAATTTTTCTGATATTAAATCTGACATAAAATCACAAGGCGTAAATAGAAAGGGGATAGTAATTGAGGACAATTGTTGGATAGGCAGTGGAGTTATTATTTTGGATGGAGTAAAAATTGGAAAAGGTAGTGTTATAGCTGCAGGAACATTAGTTACTAAAGATATTTCTGCACAAAGTATAGTAAAAGATTTAAGAAATAGTTATACAATTCATAGAAAATAA
- a CDS encoding glycosyltransferase family 4 protein: MIKILYLHAGAEMYGADKVLLELIKGLDKTRFNPIVVLPCEGILVNALRKEGIETEVIPYPILRRKYFNLKGIIKYIISYRKYCKLILKLVKDKNINLLHINTTAVLEGIYLRKKLKIPMIWHVHEILINPKIIYKFISFIIGKYSDRTVVVSNAVGNHLINSNRVNPNKVKTIYNGVNNAIFNSNNETEYLREELQIPKDAFIVGMIGRVNAWKGQKDFLAAIEPILAKYHNVYAVMVGGVFEGEEWRMEELKQKVSESHFKDRIIIQNFRKDCPNLHNIFDIFVLPSTNPDPLPTVVLEAMATGKPVIGYKHGGICEMVVDEETGLLAEVRNTEDMSSKIELLIKDRIKMIDMGIQAKKRQKMMFSLKSYIESFSKLYSNLVSDGIRHVREN, translated from the coding sequence ATGATAAAAATATTATATCTCCATGCTGGAGCAGAAATGTATGGTGCTGATAAAGTGTTACTTGAATTAATAAAAGGATTAGACAAGACAAGGTTTAATCCAATTGTAGTTCTTCCATGTGAAGGCATTCTTGTTAACGCACTTAGAAAAGAAGGAATAGAAACAGAAGTAATTCCGTATCCGATATTAAGAAGGAAGTACTTTAATTTAAAGGGGATAATTAAGTATATTATATCATATAGGAAGTATTGTAAGTTGATACTAAAGCTAGTGAAAGATAAAAATATTAACCTTTTGCATATAAATACAACGGCGGTATTAGAAGGAATTTATTTAAGAAAAAAATTAAAGATACCAATGATTTGGCATGTTCATGAAATTTTAATTAATCCAAAGATTATATATAAATTTATTAGTTTTATTATTGGTAAATATTCTGATAGAACAGTGGTAGTATCAAATGCTGTTGGCAATCATCTAATTAATTCCAACAGAGTAAATCCAAATAAGGTTAAGACAATTTATAATGGTGTAAATAATGCTATATTTAATTCTAACAATGAAACAGAATATTTAAGAGAAGAGTTACAAATTCCTAAAGATGCTTTTATTGTAGGCATGATAGGGAGAGTGAATGCTTGGAAGGGACAGAAAGATTTTCTAGCTGCTATTGAGCCAATACTTGCAAAGTATCATAACGTTTATGCAGTTATGGTAGGCGGTGTATTTGAAGGTGAAGAGTGGAGAATGGAAGAATTAAAACAAAAAGTTAGTGAATCTCATTTCAAGGATAGGATAATCATACAAAATTTTAGAAAGGATTGTCCTAATCTTCATAATATTTTTGATATATTTGTTTTACCAAGTACCAATCCAGATCCACTACCTACAGTCGTTCTTGAAGCAATGGCAACTGGAAAACCTGTCATTGGTTATAAGCATGGGGGAATATGTGAAATGGTTGTTGATGAAGAAACCGGTTTACTAGCTGAAGTAAGAAATACAGAAGATATGTCTTCTAAAATTGAATTATTAATTAAGGATAGGATTAAAATGATTGATATGGGAATTCAAGCAAAGAAACGTCAGAAAATGATGTTTTCACTAAAAAGTTATATAGAAAGTTTTTCTAAATTGTATTCTAATCTTGTAAGTGATGGAATAAGACATGTTAGAGAGAATTGA